Proteins encoded in a region of the Benincasa hispida cultivar B227 chromosome 2, ASM972705v1, whole genome shotgun sequence genome:
- the LOC120071307 gene encoding sulfite reductase [ferredoxin], chloroplastic, whose protein sequence is MTTPSSFAASNSAVFADQTVQIPTFHGLKSTTSLALARHVRFFPPSASPSSSSSRPLLVRAVSTPAKPGVAAEPKRSKVEIFKEHSNYIRYPLNEELLTDAPNINEAATQLIKFHGSYQQYNREERGQRSYSFMLRTKNPCGKVSNQLYLTMDDLADQFGIGTLRLTTRQTFQLHGVLKKDLKTVMSSIIRSMGSTLGACGDLNRNVLAPAAPLMRKDYLFAQKTAENIASLLTPQSGFYYDMWVDGERFMSAEPLEVVEARNDNSHGTNFPDSPEPIYGTQFLPRKFKIAVTVPTDNSVDILTNDIGVVVISDAEGEPQGFNIYVGGGMGRTHRVETTFPRLGEPLGYVPKKDILYAVKAIVVAQRENGRRDDRKYSRLKYLISSWGIEKFRSVVEQYYGKKFEPFRELPEWKFESYLGWHEQGDGHLYCGLHVDSGRIAGKMKKTLREVIEKYNLDVRITPNQNIILTNIRNAWKRPITTVLAQSGLLHPRYVDPLNITAMACPAMPLCPLAITEAERGIPDILKRVRAVFEKVGLKYSESVVIRITGCPNGCARPYMAELGLVGDGPNSYQIWLGGTPNQTSLARAFMDKVKIHDLENVLEPLFYHWKRKRHSKESFGNFANRLGFEKLKELVEKWDGPVLSPARYNLKLFADKDTYEAMDELAKLQSKNAHQLAMEVIRNYVAAQQNGRNE, encoded by the exons ATGACGACGCCGTCGTCGTTCGCCGCCTCCAACTCTGCCGTCTTCGCCGATCAGACGGTTCAGATTCCTACCTTCCATGGCCTTAAATCCACCACTTCCCTTGCTTTAGCCAGACATGTCCGCTTCTTCCCTCCTTCTGCTTCcccttcttcctcctcttcccGCCCTCTGCTTGTTCGAGCTGTCTCCACG CCAGCGAAGCCAGGGGTTGCAGCTGAGCCGAAGCGTAGTAAGgttgaaattttcaaagaacATAGTAATTATATTAGATATCCTCTAAATGAGGAGTTGTTGACGGATGCCCCTAACATAAATGAGGCTGCCACACAATTGATCAAATTCCATGGGAGCTATCAGCAGTATAATAGGGAAGAGCGTGGACAGAGGTCTTATTCGTTCATGCTTCGTACCAAGAATCCTTGTGGGAAAGTGTCAAACCAGTTGTACTTGACAATGGACGATCTTGCTGATCAATTTGGAATTGGTACGCTTCGTCTAACCACTAGGCAAACATTTCAACTACATGGAGTTCTCAAGAAGGATCTGAAGACTGTTATGAGCTCCATTATTAGAAGCATGGGTTCAACACTTGGTGCTTGTGGTGATCTGAACAGGAATGTTCTTGCTCCAGCTGCTCCACTCATGAGAAAAGATTACCTTTTTGCACAGAAAACTGCAGAAAACATTGCTTCTTTGTTAACTCCTCAATCAGGATTTTATTACGATATGTGGGTAGATGGGGAGAGATTCATGTCAGCAGAACCTCTGGAAGTCGTGGAGGCACGTAATGACAATTCTCATGGAACGAATTTTCCAGATTCTCCTGAGCCTATTTATGGAACTCAATTCCTCCctcgaaaatttaaaattgcAGTGACTGTGCCAACTGATAACTCTGTAGATATTCTCACAAATGATATTGGCGTTGTTGTCATTTCTGATGCTGAAGGGGAGCCTCAAGGATTCAACATATAT GTTGGAGGAGGCATGGGAAGAACTCATAGAGTAGAGACCACATTCCCTCGTTTGGGAGAGCCATTAGGGTATGTTCCAAAGAAGGATATTTTATATGCAGTTAAAGCTATTGTTGTCGCACAACGTGAAAATGGTAGAAGAGATGATCGCAAATATAGTAGACTAAAATATTTGATCAGTTCCTGGGGGATTGAAAAATTTAGGAGTGTCGTAGAGCAATATTATGGGAAGAAATTTGAACCCTTTCGGGAGTTACCAGAGTGGAAGTTTGAAAGCTACTTGGGGTGGCATGAACAG GGTGATGGTCACTTATATTGTGGACTACATGTTGATAGTGGTCGTATTGCTGGGAAAATGAAGAAGACTTTAAGAGAGGTGATAGAGAAATATAATTTGGATGTTCGGATCACCCCAAATCAAAACATTATCCTGACCAACATTCGCAATGCATGGAAGCGACCCATTACCACAGTTCTTGCACAAAGTGGTCTGCTG CACCCGAGGTATGTAGATCCCCTTAACATAACTGCGATGGCATGTCCAGCTATGCCACTTTGTCCTTTGGCAATAACAGAAGCTGAGAGAGGAATTCCAGATATCCTTAAACGAGTTCGAGCTGTATTTGAAAAG GTTGGTCTCAAGTACAGTGAATCTGTTGTCATAAGGATAACTGGTTGCCCAAATGGTTGTGCTAGGCCTTATATGGCTGAACTTGGATTGGTAGGCGATGGTCCTAACAGCTACCAG ATATGGCTTGGGGGAACACCCAATCAAACGTCACTGGCAAGGGCTTTTATGGATAAGGTTAAGATTCACGACCTTGAAAACGTCTTGGAACCTTTATTTTATCATTGGAAGCGCAAACGACACTCTAAAGAATCATTTGGAAACTTTGCAAACCGCTTG GGCTTTGAGAAGCTTAAAGAGCTAGTTGAAAAATGGGATGGTCCTGTGCTTTCACCAGCTCGTTACAACCTGAAGCTTTTTGCTGATAAAGATACGTACGAGGCCATGGATGAACTCGCAAAGCTTCAAAGTAAGAATGCTCATCAATTAGCAATGGAAGTCATTCGCAACTACGTGGCTGCTCAACAAAATGGGAGGAATGAATGA